A genomic stretch from Algoriphagus halophilus includes:
- a CDS encoding BlaI/MecI/CopY family transcriptional regulator, protein MKPLTRAEEEIMQILWDIERGFVKDILAAMTEPKPAYNTVSTIVRILERKGFVSHKSYGKSHEYFPIVSKDEYRTFIIKKMLEGYFENSFGKLTDFFKNDETLNTKEYQ, encoded by the coding sequence ATGAAACCATTAACTAGAGCAGAAGAGGAGATTATGCAGATCCTCTGGGACATTGAAAGGGGGTTTGTTAAAGACATCCTAGCAGCAATGACAGAGCCAAAACCAGCATACAATACGGTATCCACCATTGTAAGGATTTTGGAAAGAAAAGGTTTTGTAAGTCACAAGTCCTACGGAAAAAGTCACGAATATTTTCCAATTGTTTCAAAAGACGAATACAGAACATTTATCATCAAAAAAATGCTCGAAGGATATTTCGAAAACTCCTTCGGTAAACTAACAGACTTCTTTAAAAATGACGAAACATTGAATACCAAAGAATATCAATAA
- a CDS encoding S41 family peptidase has product MRSLVSSFVSLLFILIGNLSYAQSTPQWMRYPAISPDGTQIAFTFKGDLYLVSSAGGKAQQITFHEAHDYKPVWSKDGKQIAFASDRYGNFDVFLMDAAGGPATRLTYHSNDEQPYDFSADDQYVIFGATRMDIAAHRQYPTGSQPELYQVPRKSGRVDQIWTIPAEYVQTNRDGSMMIYHDKKGGENEWRKHHQSGIARDIWMYDRASNSHTMLTSFYGEDRNPVFSPDESEIYYLSEANGSFNVFSMPISDPSKSTALTNFEGFPVRFLTISHSGLMSFGYDGELYTMTKGGSPKKLEVSIQTQAISNPDNFIAINGGVREMVISPSGKEIAFIARGEVFVTSVDGALTKRITNTPEQESFLEFSPDGKSVIYSSERNGKWSIYQSKKVRDEEPFFYASTLLTEEPLISLDQDAYEGKFSPDGKKIAYVEGRRTLKVMDLASKETVTLMTPEELFHMRDGDQYYTWSPDSKWLLATYRPTMANSEVVLLDATGAQKMKNLTKSGYGDNSATWVNGGKQMLWFSNRDGMRSYATSGRSQDDVYSMFFDQEAWDKFTMSKEDFDLMKEIEKSTKKEEEGDKSKSDKNEDKKVEDITFDWEGLEERKARLTIHSSNLGDAVLSKDGEKLFYLTSFEKGMNLWSTNLRTKETKQEITLDANYGSLMWDKDQKNLFLLSNGSISKINPESMKKENVKIAGEMTYDSNAEREYMFEHIWLRTKGIFYTPDMHGVDWDAAKVAYEKYLPSIGNSYEFAEMISEMIGELNVSHAGARYSRSIPMADETASLGIFWDYEFDGDGVKIEEVLTGGPLDKADLSIKPGMVIQKIDGVTISADQDYAKFLNRKVDKFTLLEIVDPSTGSSQQITIKPISLREENQLLYKRWVKKNQEEVTEASNGKLGYVHIPGMSDGPYRNVYEEMMGKYHDTEAVIVDTRFNGGGDLVADLAMFFTGEKFLTYATEDRDVGYEPTARWTKPTLAMFNEANYSDGHCFACGYTDLGIGKTVGMPTPGTCSFAGWESLPDGGRWGAVPISAKNKAGEWLENNETRPQFEVKNMPGKIDQGIDQQLEKAIEELLKEVE; this is encoded by the coding sequence ATGAGATCGCTAGTTAGTTCTTTTGTTTCCTTATTATTCATTCTGATTGGAAATCTTTCTTACGCTCAATCTACCCCTCAATGGATGCGCTATCCAGCCATTTCTCCAGACGGTACCCAGATTGCATTTACCTTTAAAGGAGATCTGTACTTAGTATCCAGTGCTGGCGGTAAAGCGCAACAAATCACCTTTCATGAAGCTCATGATTACAAACCTGTTTGGAGTAAGGATGGAAAACAAATTGCTTTTGCATCTGATCGATACGGCAATTTTGATGTTTTTCTTATGGATGCCGCAGGAGGTCCAGCAACCCGCTTGACATACCATTCCAATGATGAACAACCCTATGACTTCAGTGCCGATGACCAGTATGTAATTTTTGGGGCTACCAGAATGGATATTGCTGCACATCGCCAATATCCTACAGGTTCACAGCCTGAATTGTACCAAGTTCCAAGAAAATCAGGTAGAGTTGATCAAATCTGGACGATTCCTGCGGAATATGTCCAGACCAATAGAGATGGCAGCATGATGATTTATCATGATAAAAAAGGAGGGGAGAATGAATGGAGGAAACATCATCAATCTGGCATTGCCCGGGATATTTGGATGTATGATCGTGCTTCCAATTCCCATACCATGCTGACTTCATTTTATGGTGAGGATAGGAATCCTGTTTTCTCCCCAGATGAATCAGAAATCTATTATTTAAGTGAGGCCAATGGAAGTTTCAATGTTTTTTCTATGCCTATTTCGGATCCATCAAAATCCACTGCTCTTACCAATTTTGAGGGCTTCCCAGTTCGTTTCTTAACCATATCCCATTCGGGGCTGATGAGTTTCGGTTACGACGGAGAGCTCTATACCATGACCAAGGGGGGAAGTCCTAAAAAATTGGAAGTGAGTATCCAGACCCAGGCCATTAGTAATCCCGATAATTTTATTGCCATCAATGGAGGAGTAAGGGAGATGGTCATTTCTCCCAGTGGGAAAGAAATTGCATTTATTGCCAGAGGTGAAGTGTTTGTCACTTCAGTAGATGGTGCTCTGACCAAAAGAATTACGAATACTCCAGAACAAGAAAGCTTCTTGGAATTTTCTCCGGATGGAAAATCCGTCATTTATTCAAGTGAGCGAAATGGAAAATGGAGCATCTACCAAAGTAAAAAGGTAAGAGACGAAGAACCTTTTTTCTATGCATCCACACTCTTAACTGAAGAACCTTTAATCAGTCTTGACCAAGATGCCTATGAGGGTAAATTCTCGCCTGATGGAAAGAAAATTGCTTATGTAGAGGGAAGAAGAACCCTGAAAGTAATGGATCTTGCTTCTAAAGAAACAGTGACTTTAATGACTCCGGAAGAACTCTTCCATATGAGGGACGGGGATCAATATTATACTTGGTCTCCAGATAGCAAGTGGTTATTGGCTACCTATAGACCTACCATGGCCAATTCGGAGGTTGTGCTGTTGGATGCAACCGGAGCCCAGAAAATGAAGAATCTAACCAAGAGTGGGTATGGGGATAATTCTGCCACTTGGGTCAATGGAGGAAAACAGATGCTCTGGTTTTCAAATAGAGATGGAATGAGAAGTTATGCCACAAGTGGTAGAAGCCAAGATGATGTTTATTCCATGTTTTTTGATCAAGAGGCCTGGGATAAATTCACAATGTCCAAAGAAGACTTTGATTTGATGAAAGAGATCGAAAAGTCAACTAAAAAAGAGGAGGAAGGAGATAAATCCAAATCTGATAAGAACGAGGATAAAAAAGTGGAAGACATCACATTTGACTGGGAAGGTTTGGAAGAGAGGAAAGCAAGGTTGACCATTCATTCATCCAATCTTGGGGATGCCGTGTTGTCCAAAGATGGAGAGAAGCTGTTTTATTTGACCAGTTTTGAGAAAGGAATGAATCTATGGAGCACTAATCTTCGTACCAAAGAAACCAAACAAGAGATCACCTTGGATGCAAATTATGGAAGCTTGATGTGGGATAAGGACCAGAAGAATTTGTTTTTGTTATCCAATGGAAGCATTTCTAAGATAAACCCTGAATCAATGAAAAAGGAAAATGTGAAGATTGCAGGGGAAATGACTTATGATTCCAATGCCGAACGAGAATATATGTTTGAGCATATTTGGCTTAGAACAAAAGGGATTTTTTATACTCCAGATATGCATGGAGTTGATTGGGATGCAGCAAAGGTAGCTTATGAGAAATATTTGCCTAGCATTGGGAACAGTTATGAATTTGCTGAAATGATTTCAGAGATGATCGGGGAATTGAATGTTTCTCATGCAGGTGCAAGATATTCCAGAAGTATTCCAATGGCAGACGAAACAGCTTCATTAGGAATATTTTGGGATTACGAATTTGATGGGGATGGAGTGAAAATTGAAGAAGTACTAACAGGTGGTCCCTTAGATAAAGCGGATTTGAGCATTAAGCCTGGGATGGTAATTCAAAAAATCGATGGGGTAACAATATCTGCAGATCAGGATTATGCTAAATTCTTAAATAGAAAGGTAGATAAATTCACGCTTTTGGAAATTGTTGATCCTTCAACTGGAAGCAGTCAACAAATTACCATTAAGCCTATTTCGCTACGAGAAGAGAATCAGTTGTTATACAAGCGGTGGGTGAAGAAGAATCAAGAGGAGGTCACTGAGGCGAGTAATGGGAAACTTGGATATGTACATATTCCAGGAATGAGTGATGGGCCTTATAGAAATGTGTATGAAGAAATGATGGGGAAATACCATGATACTGAAGCAGTGATTGTGGATACGAGGTTTAATGGCGGAGGAGATTTAGTAGCTGATTTGGCGATGTTTTTCACAGGTGAAAAGTTTCTTACTTATGCTACAGAAGACCGAGATGTAGGATATGAGCCTACTGCAAGATGGACAAAACCAACCTTGGCAATGTTTAATGAGGCAAACTACTCAGATGGCCATTGCTTTGCTTGTGGATATACCGATTTAGGAATTGGAAAAACAGTAGGAATGCCTACACCGGGTACTTGTTCGTTTGCAGGATGGGAGAGTTTGCCTGATGGAGGCAGATGGGGAGCGGTGCCAATTTCTGCTAAGAACAAAGCGGGTGAGTGGTTAGAAAACAATGAAACCCGGCCTCAATTTGAAGTGAAAAATATGCCTGGAAAAATTGATCAGGGAATTGACCAACAATTAGAAAAGGCGATCGAAGAATTATTAAAAGAAGTAGAGTAG
- the tyrS gene encoding tyrosine--tRNA ligase: MNSFIEELRWRGMLQDMTPEIEEHLSKGMASAYLGFDPTADSLHIGHLVGVMTLLHFQRAGHKPFALVGGATGMIGDPSFKSAERNLLNKDTLDHNVSCIKAQLSKFLDFSGATENKAELVNNYDWMSQFSFLEFIRDVGKHITVNYMMSKDSVKRRLEDGNGLSFTEFSYQLIQGYDFYHLWKNRNCSIQLGGSDQWGNIVTGTELIRRMGGGSAYALTVPLITKADGTKFGKTEGGSVWLDPEKTSPYAFYQFWLNVSDEDASKYIRIFTTLDQASIEGLEKEHQEAPHLRILQKEIAKNVTIMVHSEEDFEMAVKASAILFGKSSTEDLASLDERTFLQVFDGVPQVQISKSDYEGLESVLDLFGEPSQGVIFSSKGEARKMIQGGGVSINKEKIADPNGGISFELLQGKYLLVQKGKKNYYIVEIR; the protein is encoded by the coding sequence ATGAATTCATTTATAGAAGAATTGCGTTGGAGAGGAATGCTTCAGGATATGACTCCCGAAATAGAAGAACACCTATCAAAAGGGATGGCTTCTGCCTATCTTGGCTTCGACCCAACTGCAGATTCATTACATATTGGTCACTTGGTTGGAGTGATGACTCTACTGCATTTCCAAAGAGCTGGTCACAAACCATTTGCATTGGTAGGTGGTGCGACAGGAATGATCGGTGACCCTTCCTTTAAATCTGCAGAACGAAACCTCTTAAATAAGGATACTTTAGACCATAATGTATCTTGCATTAAGGCCCAACTTTCAAAGTTTTTGGATTTTTCCGGGGCAACAGAAAACAAAGCTGAATTGGTTAACAACTACGACTGGATGTCCCAATTTAGCTTTTTGGAGTTTATCAGGGATGTAGGAAAACACATCACGGTAAATTACATGATGTCTAAAGACTCTGTAAAAAGAAGATTGGAAGACGGGAATGGGCTTTCCTTTACTGAATTCAGCTACCAATTAATCCAAGGTTACGACTTCTACCATCTTTGGAAAAACAGAAATTGCTCCATTCAATTAGGTGGTTCTGATCAGTGGGGAAATATTGTAACTGGTACAGAACTGATCAGAAGAATGGGAGGAGGAAGTGCTTATGCATTGACTGTCCCATTGATCACCAAAGCAGATGGAACCAAATTCGGTAAAACTGAAGGAGGGTCTGTTTGGTTAGATCCAGAGAAAACCTCTCCTTATGCTTTCTACCAATTCTGGCTGAATGTCTCGGACGAAGACGCCTCTAAATACATTCGAATCTTCACCACTTTGGACCAAGCAAGTATTGAAGGCTTGGAAAAAGAGCATCAAGAAGCTCCTCATTTGAGAATTCTTCAGAAGGAAATCGCCAAGAATGTTACCATCATGGTACATAGTGAAGAGGATTTTGAAATGGCGGTGAAAGCATCGGCTATCCTTTTCGGAAAATCTTCCACAGAAGATTTGGCCTCTTTAGATGAACGAACCTTCCTTCAAGTCTTTGATGGAGTGCCTCAGGTGCAGATTAGCAAAAGTGACTATGAAGGGCTTGAATCAGTTTTAGATCTTTTTGGAGAACCAAGCCAAGGAGTAATCTTCAGCTCTAAAGGAGAAGCAAGAAAAATGATTCAAGGAGGGGGAGTAAGTATCAATAAAGAGAAAATCGCAGATCCCAATGGAGGAATTTCTTTCGAATTATTGCAAGGAAAATACTTGCTAGTTCAAAAAGGAAAGAAAAATTATTACATCGTGGAAATCAGGTAA
- a CDS encoding TetR/AcrR family transcriptional regulator — protein MAGEKTNKEKLILDAAVSLFTTKGFQATRMEDVAKTAGISKGLTYFYYKNKEDLFMALTKKAFDQFKDEFREVYRTKGKNGLEMLSELVVRIPAFAKANQVYYDSILNFLDIMKKYNNPETKAQINPLILDSVHFQKLLEIHHEPAKIGVMMVSQGIKDGSIRPELQPEITFYTVWSMIIGYEKMMGPIEYEGKEIKISPSNWQPGFQKLLQDMLRGTIQAVKPVTVQGSLF, from the coding sequence ATGGCCGGAGAAAAAACCAATAAGGAAAAACTAATCTTAGACGCTGCTGTATCCCTTTTTACTACCAAGGGCTTTCAAGCTACTCGAATGGAAGATGTGGCAAAGACTGCAGGGATCAGCAAAGGATTGACCTATTTTTATTACAAAAACAAAGAGGACCTTTTTATGGCCTTGACCAAAAAGGCCTTTGATCAATTTAAAGATGAATTCCGGGAAGTATATCGAACCAAAGGTAAAAATGGCTTAGAGATGCTCAGCGAATTGGTGGTGAGGATTCCTGCTTTTGCCAAAGCCAACCAGGTATATTATGATTCGATTTTGAACTTTCTGGATATAATGAAAAAATACAATAATCCTGAAACCAAAGCCCAGATCAATCCATTGATTTTGGATTCAGTTCATTTCCAAAAACTACTTGAAATCCACCATGAACCAGCCAAAATCGGTGTCATGATGGTGAGTCAGGGAATCAAAGATGGCAGCATCAGACCTGAGCTACAGCCAGAGATCACTTTCTACACTGTTTGGAGCATGATCATTGGATATGAAAAGATGATGGGACCTATTGAATATGAAGGAAAAGAAATCAAAATCAGTCCTTCCAATTGGCAACCTGGATTTCAAAAATTATTACAAGATATGCTGAGAGGTACCATCCAGGCAGTTAAGCCAGTCACAGTTCAAGGATCCTTATTCTAA
- a CDS encoding amidohydrolase family protein, whose protein sequence is MKFNYFLFAALTFAACESKKETDLLISNISIIDVRNGETIPNQFVAIHGDSILEVGGIELSQKYESETQVDGAGNYLMPGLWDNHVHFGGAEYMDENEQLLPLYLTFGVTTVRDAAGDISLEVLKWRDEINNGQRIGPKILTSGPKLEGIESIWPGDLEIGTEEELELALDSLEKLKVDFIKITDNTLKPALFLEAVKKATERGWSVSGHIPTALTIDQVSKAGQKTVEHLGYLMRMTTPFEEEISKARGNGSMSAIDAAKLQAESRDDSITLEKFKQLAQQGTGVVPTLLISSNIAYLDENNFAEDTILQYLGPKLKESYQWRIDRMANDTPEDKQNRKDNFEATANLIPLVKESGMKIYAGTDAGYLNTYDFPGLAIHLELQQLVKYGLSPREALEASIINGPEYFGLEEEFGSVEVGKKANLILLNENPLEDISATLSIQDVVKDGKLLDRNRLDQMLKEIKSWVAEKEK, encoded by the coding sequence ATGAAGTTTAATTATTTTCTATTCGCTGCACTTACTTTCGCAGCATGCGAAAGCAAAAAAGAAACAGATCTATTGATCAGTAATATCTCCATTATTGATGTAAGAAATGGAGAAACAATTCCAAACCAATTTGTAGCGATCCATGGCGATTCTATTTTGGAAGTGGGAGGAATTGAATTATCTCAAAAATACGAAAGCGAAACCCAGGTAGATGGAGCGGGTAACTATCTTATGCCTGGACTTTGGGATAACCATGTCCACTTTGGAGGTGCGGAATACATGGATGAAAACGAGCAGCTTTTACCACTTTATTTAACTTTTGGGGTTACTACCGTAAGAGATGCAGCTGGAGATATCAGTTTAGAGGTTTTAAAATGGAGGGATGAAATCAACAATGGCCAACGAATTGGTCCTAAAATTCTCACATCAGGTCCCAAACTAGAAGGAATTGAATCCATTTGGCCAGGAGATCTGGAAATTGGAACTGAAGAAGAATTAGAGCTTGCCTTGGACTCCTTGGAAAAGTTGAAGGTAGATTTTATTAAGATTACGGATAACACCTTAAAACCAGCGCTTTTTCTGGAAGCGGTCAAAAAAGCAACTGAAAGAGGCTGGAGTGTATCAGGACATATTCCTACCGCCTTGACGATTGACCAGGTTTCAAAAGCGGGACAAAAGACGGTTGAACATTTGGGGTATTTGATGCGAATGACTACTCCATTTGAAGAAGAAATCAGCAAAGCCCGTGGAAATGGCAGCATGAGTGCAATAGATGCTGCCAAGCTACAAGCAGAAAGTAGAGATGACTCCATCACCTTGGAAAAATTTAAGCAATTGGCCCAGCAAGGAACAGGGGTGGTCCCTACCCTTTTGATCAGTTCCAATATTGCTTATTTGGATGAAAACAATTTTGCAGAAGATACCATCCTACAATATTTAGGCCCCAAATTGAAAGAGAGTTATCAATGGCGTATTGACAGGATGGCCAATGATACTCCAGAGGACAAACAGAATCGGAAGGATAATTTTGAAGCTACAGCGAATTTAATTCCATTAGTCAAAGAATCAGGAATGAAAATTTATGCAGGAACTGATGCTGGTTATTTGAATACCTATGATTTCCCTGGATTGGCCATTCATCTGGAACTCCAACAACTTGTCAAATATGGACTAAGTCCTAGAGAAGCATTAGAAGCTTCAATCATCAATGGTCCAGAATACTTTGGTTTGGAAGAGGAGTTTGGGAGCGTTGAAGTTGGCAAAAAAGCAAATTTAATTCTATTGAATGAAAACCCTTTGGAAGATATTTCAGCGACCTTATCCATTCAGGATGTAGTAAAAGATGGTAAGCTCCTAGATAGAAATCGATTGGATCAAATGTTGAAAGAAATCAAGTCTTGGGTTGCGGAGAAAGAGAAATAA
- a CDS encoding peptide MFS transporter: MTLFFTEMWERFSYYGMRALLILFMTKTIADGGLGFDDTTSGAIYGLYTMGVYLLALPGGWLADRLFGLKKSVWYGGIIIAIGHFMMAVPGVAAWINGAHEAKTELSTLDTSTFFLGLILIVLGTGLLKPNISSIVGQLYPKGSTKRDAGFSIFYMGINLGGFIAPIACGTLATYDMHLGFGLAGFGMVLGLIQYKLTAKNIEGYGEAPVVEIPSEVERQKKLKSSVTWIGVGLVAILAVLFMGVIPINVSAIAGASGTVIALVAFGYLGYVIAFGGLSKMDKNKVGVIAILFLFSAMFWSGFEQAGSTLNLFGERFTDRTVLGWEIPASYFQSINSLFIIIFAPFFGALWVWLGRRNLEPSSPLKFTFGLLLLGLGFFVMYFAAKIAASGELAAPTWLIMTYMLHTFGELSLSPVGLSLVTKLAPNGYGGQMMGIWFLSVALGNLIAGLIAGEASGGSEEALANMPDQYLLIVYTVVGSAVLLFLLKPVIRKMMGEVH; this comes from the coding sequence ATGACTCTTTTCTTTACTGAAATGTGGGAGCGATTTAGCTATTACGGCATGAGAGCATTGCTCATTTTATTCATGACCAAAACAATCGCAGATGGGGGGTTAGGGTTTGATGATACTACATCCGGAGCAATTTATGGTTTGTACACCATGGGGGTCTATTTATTGGCTCTTCCAGGAGGTTGGTTGGCAGATCGACTCTTTGGCCTGAAAAAGTCCGTTTGGTATGGTGGAATCATCATTGCCATTGGTCATTTTATGATGGCTGTGCCTGGAGTGGCAGCCTGGATAAATGGAGCTCATGAAGCCAAAACCGAATTAAGCACCTTGGATACTTCTACCTTCTTTCTTGGATTGATCCTGATTGTATTGGGTACTGGGCTACTAAAGCCAAATATCAGTTCTATTGTAGGTCAATTGTATCCAAAAGGAAGTACCAAGAGGGATGCTGGATTTTCCATTTTCTACATGGGAATTAACTTAGGAGGCTTTATTGCACCGATTGCTTGTGGAACCTTGGCAACCTATGACATGCACCTAGGTTTTGGATTAGCAGGTTTTGGAATGGTTCTAGGCTTAATCCAATACAAATTAACTGCTAAAAATATTGAAGGGTATGGAGAAGCTCCTGTGGTAGAAATACCTTCAGAAGTCGAGCGTCAAAAGAAGCTGAAATCTTCTGTTACATGGATTGGAGTAGGTTTAGTGGCCATTTTGGCCGTGCTATTTATGGGTGTGATTCCTATTAATGTTTCTGCAATCGCTGGAGCTTCCGGAACTGTCATCGCTTTGGTTGCCTTTGGTTATTTAGGTTACGTGATTGCATTTGGAGGATTGAGTAAGATGGATAAGAATAAAGTGGGAGTTATTGCCATCTTGTTTTTGTTTTCAGCCATGTTCTGGTCTGGCTTTGAGCAAGCAGGATCTACCTTGAATTTATTTGGTGAGCGATTCACCGACAGAACTGTATTAGGATGGGAAATCCCGGCCAGTTATTTCCAGTCCATTAACTCACTTTTCATTATCATTTTTGCACCGTTTTTTGGGGCCCTATGGGTTTGGCTTGGAAGAAGAAATTTAGAGCCTAGCTCCCCTTTGAAATTCACCTTTGGATTGTTGTTGTTGGGCTTGGGATTCTTTGTCATGTATTTTGCAGCTAAAATTGCTGCCTCAGGAGAATTAGCGGCTCCTACTTGGTTAATCATGACCTATATGCTTCATACCTTTGGGGAATTGAGTTTATCTCCTGTGGGCTTAAGTTTGGTTACCAAGCTTGCTCCAAATGGATATGGAGGTCAGATGATGGGGATTTGGTTCCTTTCTGTGGCTTTGGGTAACCTAATCGCTGGCCTAATTGCAGGAGAAGCCAGTGGGGGTTCCGAGGAAGCTTTGGCCAATATGCCAGATCAATATTTATTGATTGTATATACGGTGGTAGGATCAGCAGTACTCTTGTTTTTGCTGAAACCTGTCATTAGAAAAATGATGGGGGAGGTCCATTGA
- the pckA gene encoding phosphoenolpyruvate carboxykinase (ATP), with protein sequence MQDTVLENHSKSKVLMEINTSGNVYSNLPPATLVEMALARQEGFLTSTGALMADTGEFTGRSPKDRFIVLDEKTKDSVWWGDINIPFEPAKFDLLEQKMRYFLSEKDLFVRDAYVGADPQHRLNLRVFNTMAWHNLFCHNMFLRPEKEELEHFEPDFTIICAPDFEANPAIDGTKSPNFAILNLTKRMILIGGTGYAGEMKKGIFSVLNFILPHEKGILSMHCSANIGEKEDTAIFFGLSGTGKTTLSADPNRKLIGDDEHGWTDTTVFNFEGGCYAKVVDLSREKEPEIWDAIKFGAIVENTRFKPGTREVDYRNIEVTQNTRTAYPIYHIPNAQTPSIGGIPKNIFFLTADAFGVIPPISRLSKSQAMYHFISGYTAKVAGTEMGVTEPKLTFSACFGAAFLPLHPTEYASLFGEKMERHEVNVWLINTGWTGGPYGVGSRMKLAYTRAMITAALEGSLDQVEYKKHPTFGFEVPQECLNVPKEVLNPKNTWADPQAYDRQAKKLAEAFIENFKQFESFASQEIKKGAPTPLDS encoded by the coding sequence ATGCAGGACACCGTTCTGGAAAATCACAGTAAATCCAAAGTACTTATGGAAATAAATACTTCTGGAAATGTTTATTCAAACCTTCCTCCAGCCACTTTAGTTGAAATGGCACTTGCACGGCAAGAAGGATTTCTTACCTCTACCGGAGCCTTGATGGCAGATACAGGTGAATTCACCGGTAGGTCTCCAAAAGACCGTTTTATTGTTTTGGATGAAAAAACAAAGGATAGTGTTTGGTGGGGAGATATCAACATTCCTTTTGAACCAGCTAAATTTGATTTACTGGAGCAGAAAATGAGGTATTTTCTCAGTGAGAAAGATCTTTTTGTGAGAGATGCCTATGTGGGCGCTGACCCTCAGCACCGGTTAAATTTAAGGGTATTCAACACCATGGCTTGGCATAACTTGTTTTGCCATAATATGTTTTTAAGGCCTGAAAAAGAGGAACTGGAACACTTTGAGCCAGATTTTACCATCATTTGTGCCCCCGATTTTGAAGCTAATCCTGCTATTGACGGGACGAAAAGCCCCAATTTTGCAATTCTGAATTTAACCAAGCGGATGATTCTGATTGGAGGAACGGGGTACGCAGGGGAAATGAAGAAAGGAATATTTTCAGTTCTCAATTTTATCCTTCCGCATGAAAAGGGAATCTTATCCATGCATTGTTCCGCAAACATTGGCGAAAAAGAAGATACGGCTATTTTCTTTGGATTATCTGGGACAGGAAAAACGACCCTTTCTGCAGACCCAAACCGTAAGTTAATTGGAGACGATGAACATGGTTGGACAGATACTACCGTATTTAATTTTGAGGGGGGCTGCTATGCGAAAGTAGTGGACTTGAGTAGGGAAAAAGAGCCTGAAATTTGGGATGCTATAAAATTTGGAGCCATCGTAGAAAACACCCGGTTCAAACCTGGTACAAGGGAGGTAGACTACCGAAATATTGAAGTAACCCAAAACACAAGGACGGCCTATCCTATTTATCATATTCCAAATGCGCAAACCCCTTCCATCGGAGGAATCCCAAAAAACATCTTCTTTCTGACCGCGGATGCATTTGGAGTGATCCCTCCTATTTCACGACTCAGCAAAAGTCAAGCAATGTATCATTTCATTTCTGGGTATACTGCGAAAGTAGCAGGTACAGAAATGGGAGTTACAGAGCCAAAATTGACCTTCTCAGCCTGTTTTGGAGCTGCATTTCTACCGTTACATCCTACTGAATATGCTTCTCTTTTTGGGGAGAAAATGGAAAGGCATGAGGTGAATGTTTGGTTAATTAATACGGGATGGACCGGTGGACCCTACGGAGTTGGATCCAGAATGAAATTGGCCTATACAAGAGCTATGATTACCGCTGCTTTAGAAGGAAGTTTAGATCAGGTGGAATACAAAAAGCATCCAACTTTTGGTTTTGAGGTACCCCAAGAATGTTTAAATGTTCCAAAAGAAGTTCTTAATCCAAAAAACACCTGGGCAGATCCACAGGCATATGATCGCCAAGCAAAGAAACTTGCCGAAGCATTTATAGAAAATTTTAAACAATTTGAAAGTTTTGCCTCACAGGAAATCAAGAAGGGAGCACCTACTCCACTTGATTCATAA
- a CDS encoding peptidylprolyl isomerase has translation MRTAEIITEKGTMKVEFYEDDAPIAVQNFIDLSNKGFYDGLTFHRVIPNFVIQGGCPIGNGAGGPGYKIKCELDGDNQYHDRGVLSMAHAGRNTGGSQFFICHSRDNTSHLDRNHTCFGKVVEGLDVIDDIRAGDKIEKIVISE, from the coding sequence ATGAGAACAGCTGAAATTATTACTGAAAAAGGAACCATGAAGGTGGAGTTCTATGAGGATGATGCTCCTATTGCAGTCCAAAATTTTATTGATTTATCAAATAAAGGGTTTTACGATGGACTTACTTTCCATCGAGTAATTCCAAATTTCGTGATCCAAGGTGGTTGTCCTATTGGAAATGGCGCTGGAGGCCCAGGATATAAAATCAAATGTGAACTGGATGGGGATAACCAATACCATGACCGAGGCGTACTTTCTATGGCTCATGCAGGTAGAAATACCGGAGGTTCCCAGTTCTTCATTTGTCATAGTAGAGACAATACATCTCACCTGGATAGAAACCATACTTGTTTTGGTAAAGTGGTTGAAGGGTTGGACGTAATTGACGACATCAGAGCAGGAGACAAAATTGAAAAAATTGTCATAAGCGAATAA